Part of the Bryobacteraceae bacterium genome is shown below.
CCACGCGGAAGAAGAAGTACAACGCCACGTTTGGAATGTCGTGGTCCTCGTGGATCAGGATCTTCATCCCGTTGCCGAGCATGTGCTCGGTCACCGGGATCGTCTGTCCGCAAAGCAGAAACGCTCCGGACAGGCCGGCAGCCAGCAGGCGGTGGCGCATCAACACCACATTAGCGGAAATCCGGCGTCAGCCTGCCGCGAGCCGCGCCAGGCGACGTCCCGCCTCCTGGAGCGTCTCCAGCTTCTTGCAGAAACAGAACCGCACCAGCCCCGCCCCGTCGCGCGGATCTTCGAAGAAACTCGACCCCGGCACCGCCGCCACGCCCACCGCCTTCAGCATGTGGCGCACGAACGCGAGGTCGCTCTCGAACCCGAACCGTTCGATCCCCGCCATCACGTAGTAAGCGCCCTGTGGCGCGTACGGCTCTAGCCCCGCCGTGCGCAGGTAGCCCGCGATCAGATCCCGCCGCTCGCGGTAGGCCTCGCGCAATCCGGCGTGGAATTCAGCGCCCAGCGATAGCGCCAGCACCGCGGCCTGCTGCAGGGGAGCCGGTGAGTTCACCGTGAGAAAGTCGTGGACCTTCCGGATGGAAGCCGCCAGGTCCGCCGCCGCCAGCGTCCAGCCCACGCGCCAGCCCGTCACCGAGAACGTCTTGCTCATCGAGTTCACGAGAATCGTCCGGTCCCGCATGCCCGGAATCGTGATCAACGGAACGTGCCGCTCGTCCCCGTAGATGATATGTTCGTAGATCTCGTCCGTGATGGCCAGCGTGTCGAACTCCTGGCACAGCCCGGCGATGATCTCCAGTTCCTCGCGCCGGAACACCTTTCCCGTCGGATTGTGCGGACTCGTCAGGATGATCGCCTTCGTCCGCGCGTTGAACGCCCGCCGCAATTCATCCGGATCGAAGCTCCAGTCCGGCGCCCGCAGCCGCACCAGGCGCCGCTCCGCTCCGCACAGCCACGTGTCCGGACCGTAGTTCTCGTAGTACGGCTCGAACACGATCACCTCGTCGCCCGGGTTCGTCGTCGCCAGCAGCGACGCGATCATCCCTTCGGTGGCGCCGCACGTCACCGTGATCTCGCTCTCCGGATCGAATGTGAGCCCGTAGTCCCGCGAGTAGCGTTCGGCCACCGCGCGCCGCAGCGCCGGCGTGCCCCACGTAATCGTGTATTGATTGTGCTCTTCGGCGATCGCCCGCCGCGCCGCTTCCTTGATCTGTTCCGGCGCGGCGAAGTCCGGGAAGCCCTGCGCCAGATTTACGGCGTCGCACTCTACCGCCAGGCGTGTCATCTCACGGATTACCGATTCGGTGAAGTTGCGCGTACGGTCGCTGCGAAACCGCGGCCGGCCCTTATGGGCGGCCCGCGGCGCGACCGCTTCTTTGGGAGGGGGAAGCGTTGTTGGCTCCAACTGTCGAGCGTACACGAGCCGACGCGGCGCCGTAAAGGCGACGGTAGACGTCGGCGTTGCGCAACACGCTCTGCACGTAGTTGCGCGTCTCCTCGAACGGGATCGTTTCGATAAACTCGGAAGGCTCGCGATAGTTCGCCCATGTCATCCAGCGTTTCGCCCGTGTCGGACCCGCGTTGTAACCGGCCAGCGTGCTCACCCAAAAGCCCTGCTGCGAATCGAGAATCCGCTTCAAATAGTAAGTGCCGAGCTTCAGGTTTACTTCCGGCTCCTTCAGCATTGCCGTCGTGAACCGGCGGAGCTTCAGCCGCTGGCTCAACTCGCGTCCCGTCGCTGGCATGATCTGCGTGAGCCCGATCGCCCGCGCCCGCGACACCGCGCCCGGGTCGAACTCCGATTCCTGCCGGATCAGCCCCGCCACGATGTACGGGTCGAGTGAATTCGCCTTGCTCTCCCGCTCCAGGTCGTCCCGGAAGTAGAGCGGAAACGCCAGCTTCCAGAACTTCAGTGGCGCGTCTTCGATGTGCCACTTCAGGTACGGACCCGAATACGCCTTCACGTACCGGAGCCCCTGCGCGTTCTTCCCCTGCGCGATCGCCATTTGCGCCAGTTCCAGCCCGATCAGGTTTCGCTTCGCGTCGGCGCCTGCTCCGAATCGCAATTCCAGCTCCGCCCAGTCCGCGATGCTCGCCTGCGCGAGCTGCGTTCCCCGGCGGATCCTCAACCGCGTCGCTTCGTCCATCTCAAAATCGGATCCCGTTCCCGATTCCGGCAGACCCAGCGCGGCCAGCTCAGCCGAGAGTGTGGCGTCCGGCTTCACGCGCGCGAGCGTCGGCGAGGCGAGCCGTTCCCGCGAGATCACGCCGTAGTAGTAATTCGGGAAGCGGCTGGACGCGGC
Proteins encoded:
- a CDS encoding aminotransferase class I/II-fold pyridoxal phosphate-dependent enzyme, which encodes MTRLAVECDAVNLAQGFPDFAAPEQIKEAARRAIAEEHNQYTITWGTPALRRAVAERYSRDYGLTFDPESEITVTCGATEGMIASLLATTNPGDEVIVFEPYYENYGPDTWLCGAERRLVRLRAPDWSFDPDELRRAFNARTKAIILTSPHNPTGKVFRREELEIIAGLCQEFDTLAITDEIYEHIIYGDERHVPLITIPGMRDRTILVNSMSKTFSVTGWRVGWTLAAADLAASIRKVHDFLTVNSPAPLQQAAVLALSLGAEFHAGLREAYRERRDLIAGYLRTAGLEPYAPQGAYYVMAGIERFGFESDLAFVRHMLKAVGVAAVPGSSFFEDPRDGAGLVRFCFCKKLETLQEAGRRLARLAAG